The proteins below are encoded in one region of Rhizobium sp. 9140:
- a CDS encoding AtpZ/AtpI family protein, which yields MTDDRNEGLEERRKRLDAQLSERRGHESRDAADEARAASNRKGYQVAIKLSSEFVAAVIVGALLGYLLDTFAGTAPWGMIVLLLLGFCAGVLNVMRSAGMVASPHPADRVGREQGDDNKDGGA from the coding sequence ATGACGGACGACCGGAACGAAGGTCTGGAGGAACGGCGCAAACGCCTCGATGCTCAACTGTCGGAACGGCGCGGCCATGAAAGCCGCGACGCGGCGGACGAGGCGAGGGCTGCTAGCAACCGCAAGGGCTACCAAGTCGCGATCAAGCTTTCGAGCGAATTCGTGGCGGCCGTCATTGTCGGGGCGCTTCTGGGCTATCTTCTGGATACTTTTGCGGGTACAGCGCCCTGGGGGATGATCGTGCTTCTCCTCCTCGGCTTTTGCGCCGGCGTGCTGAACGTCATGCGGTCTGCAGGCATGGTGGCTTCGCCCCATCCGGCCGATCGTGTCGGTCGGGAGCAGGGCGACGACAACAAGGATGGCGGCGCCTGA
- a CDS encoding cell wall hydrolase encodes MAFGLFIGFPSVSAHADLATFISGINRGGERWRMHMTASPAGSIHEAEMVFNDPITTAALGDGAGMTLPDGGKVSLAAADKQSDPRTDEERVNRKDKRGRIVTVVPVTPPKDFSAGSILQRTSALTDPVFDTQERMVFARPKIRGQEIEIAMAFYKKAPPKRDETMSPMIASLVTNERADILATAYAPAAPDYARESPFDSILKDDTASGRFIPDISPEDHAWAANPLPADAFSEAEQKCLTAGIYFESRGESVKGQAAVAQVILNRVRNPSYPGSICGVVYQNKALYNRCQFSFACDRIPDIVWSPAHWQTAREIALAVTAGKIWLPEVGSATHYHATYVRPDWGPTMKRLTQIGKHIFYRTYGGGWS; translated from the coding sequence ATCGCCTTCGGCCTCTTCATCGGCTTCCCCAGCGTCTCGGCCCATGCCGACCTTGCAACATTCATTTCCGGCATCAACCGGGGTGGAGAGCGGTGGCGGATGCATATGACGGCCTCGCCGGCGGGATCGATCCACGAAGCGGAAATGGTCTTCAACGATCCGATCACCACCGCGGCGCTCGGCGATGGCGCCGGGATGACGCTGCCGGACGGCGGCAAGGTCTCGCTCGCCGCCGCCGACAAGCAGTCCGATCCGCGCACAGACGAGGAGCGCGTCAACCGCAAGGACAAGAGAGGCCGAATCGTCACGGTCGTTCCCGTCACGCCACCGAAGGATTTTTCGGCCGGATCCATCCTCCAGCGCACCAGCGCGCTGACGGACCCTGTGTTCGACACGCAGGAGCGGATGGTCTTCGCAAGGCCGAAGATCCGCGGCCAAGAAATCGAGATCGCCATGGCCTTCTACAAGAAGGCGCCGCCGAAGCGCGACGAAACCATGTCGCCGATGATTGCGAGCCTCGTCACCAACGAGCGTGCCGATATTCTCGCGACCGCCTACGCTCCTGCCGCACCCGATTACGCCCGCGAATCGCCTTTCGACTCGATCCTGAAGGACGATACAGCGAGCGGACGCTTCATCCCCGATATCTCGCCCGAAGATCACGCCTGGGCCGCCAATCCGCTGCCGGCCGATGCGTTCAGCGAGGCCGAGCAGAAATGCCTGACGGCCGGCATCTATTTCGAATCGCGGGGAGAATCGGTGAAGGGTCAGGCCGCCGTCGCGCAGGTCATCCTGAACCGCGTCCGCAACCCGTCCTATCCCGGCTCCATCTGCGGCGTCGTCTACCAGAACAAGGCGCTTTACAATCGCTGCCAGTTCTCGTTTGCTTGCGACCGCATTCCCGACATCGTCTGGTCGCCGGCCCACTGGCAGACCGCCAGGGAAATCGCGCTGGCGGTCACCGCCGGCAAGATCTGGCTGCCCGAAGTCGGCTCCGCTACGCACTACCACGCGACCTATGTCCGCCCCGACTGGGGTCCGACCATGAAGCGGCTGACCCAGATCGGCAAGCACATCTTCTACCGCACCTATGGCGGCGGCTGGAGCTGA